The genomic region cttgagcacgggctcatctggtttgagcaaaagctcaccagcttgtaccaaggtcactggctcgagcaaggagttacttggtctgctgaaggcccatgcatggtcaaggcacatacgagaaagcaatcattgaacaactaaggtggcgcaacgaaaaaactaatgattgatgcttctcatctctctccattcctgtctgtccctatctatccctctgtcaaaaacataataaataaatataaaaactgggtcctttttatacagtggttgtagatttttactTGCATCTCctactttttcacgcttgtttttgctcTCATTGTTTAGTGATTTgtcctcagacacagatgaggacaagctaatggaaggGAGTTTTGACACTGATGagtagttgtatgaattttacgatgaataaaacttgagttcaataactttatgtagtacattttttttttcaaatttcgggcccccaaaaattaaagtgcgtcttatacatgggaaatacagtaatccacatgccctggccagatacctgTTGGTTACAGcaatcatcccaaagtgcagaggttgccagtttgatccctggtcagggcacatacaagaatagatcaatgttcctgtttctctctcaaatcaataaaataaacattttttttttaaagaagaaagttaCTCCATATGGATACCGAAATCATCAAGATTCATGACAGGAGTGGTATTGGCATGATATAGTCTAATGACCTGTGTTTCAAAGCTGAAGTGTGTTAGGGATGAGAGAAGGATCTAAAAAGGGCATAAGGGAAAACGAGGGAAGCTGCACTGCCTCTAGGCCCAGTGGCACAACAGATCCAAGAAACACCACCATTAGAGGTGGTAAGAAAAGTGGAGTCCTCAGGACAAACCAGGGCCAGAGCAGGAATGTAAAGGGAACATTCAGAGAAGAGGTTGAGGATGTAGGGAATTTTGCTAATGACTTGCCATTACATTAAAAGAGCACTAGGATTCCAGGAGTTGGAAGAGGAAGGTAGATGGGGATAAAAAAGGGGGTAAAAGTAATGGTTATTGTAGAGTCTAATAGATGAGAGGTGACTTGGTAGTTTGGGGTTTCTCTGTAATTGACATAAACAAGATAAAAGGCAGGATGACATTAATTCTGGTGGGTGTCGTAGGGAGGAATGTGTACCTAGGGCCCCCCTTCCGCCTGCCAAGAGAAGTACATGTAGGAGTAAGTGCATGGAGGGGTGACAGTTTTATCTTAGTTACAAATTAGTATGTATTAGACCTGGCTCCAGACTACTTTGAAGGAAGTACTGAGCACCTACTTCCAAGAATTTAAATGAGATGATGAATGTAAAGCAGTTAGCACAAGGCCTGATACTAAAATATTAGTTATAATAACACCATCATTAAGGGGAcattagagccctggctggttgacttagtggcagagcatcagtccggcATGTGAATCTGCCAGGTTCGTTtctcggtcagggtacacagaagcagcaaccatctgcttctccacccctccccacttctctctctctctctctccttcctgcagccatggcttgattggtttgagtgtgttgtgctgaggatggctctgtggagcctctacctcaggtgttgaaaatagctcggttgtgagcatggccccaaatgggcagacatcatccccaggtgggggttgccaggtggatccgtcagggcacatgtgggagtctgtctctctatctcccctcctctcacttgtcaaagaagaggaaaataaataccAGAAAAGTACCTAAGATATTCCCTCAACCTTAGCTCCAGAGCAGCAACCCCCAAGACTACCTGCACAGTCAGCCAGGATGCTGCTCTGATCCCTGCCTCCTTATCCATTCACCCTACCAACAGGAATTTATTCAGTGCTGTCTCTATTATTATTCCTGAACAACAATACCAATgtacaaaaccaaaaatattttattgctgagTCATCTTGAGGTTCAAATGCTGGGAAGGGGCGTTTATcgcctggccagggctcccatgTCAGGACAGGGGTAATGAATTCCACTTAGGGCACAATCTGTTCTGATCCTGTTAACTTTGTCAGTCCCTCCAGGTCACTTCTACTTCATCTGTCCGATACCtgtgaaaaaatagaagaaactttGTGGATGGCTGTTCTTAGCTTCTTCCACTCTTCTCTAACCTCATGATTCTGGACGCTCTGCTCTGCTGATTTCTGCCTAACCCCCATATAATCCTATCAACACCTACCCCGAAGGGCACTCACCTCTGTGTGATCCCAGAATCACTGAGGGGGGTCCTGTGTCCAGCCCGAAACATCTCCCAGCCAGCCTGGGCTATCATGGCTCCATTGTCAATGCAGAAtctgggaaggaaaagagataagaAATTTGGTATCTAAAGGTAGAAAACTACAgtaattgggaaaaaaaaaatcaagaaaggaaaaggacCTTTACCTCTCATCTGTGGCAAAAAGCCGGGCTCCACGTTCCTGGCACATGGTCTCCATCATTTCCTGTAGCCGCATGTTACCTACACAGGGAGCGGGTAGGGTTAACTTAGTTTAGCCATTTCGCCAGTCTAGCTGTATACTGTGTGTGCATTTACTTAGGAAAATGAAATAGCAGTCCCAGGGGGCAAGGATTGGGAAGCATGGGATAAGAAACGAAACTTGTAATTTCCCCAAACCCTTACTGATTTAAACCATCAGGAGGAAGACCCACATGCCCAAGAATAGGAAAGAGGAGCACAGTCTAATGATACATACACCCTACACCTCCCACGACAAGGGCCTCCTGGGAGCCACAATGTGCCATGGCTCGCTCTGTGATCTCTACCAGCATTGCAAACACAGTTTCCTGTGTGGGACAGACAAGGTGAAAACATCAGAGGGAATCCCAAGTTGGTTCTACTATATAAAAGTTCCTGaagtgttggggactgaaagccaacagggtccttccagtttagatttttgggggacagaggtgtggggaactggcagtgagctgacagtctgcccaacccctcacctcacttgttctgtgaagttgctaaaggctactTTTTCACACCTTCATGTTAAGCTGtgctgctggattgtttatactcatcctaccccccatgtccctcagaaagactggaggcaagtgtcttctatcctttgttttgtgaaattaagatgttatgtatggtgggggttttctgcacttgggagaattcttgggatgCCTTGGAAATGTTACTTTGCTTTactgatctctttgatttgctaatggccttacTTTGCCCTATCAATAAAGCAGGTTGGGGGATGGAGCTTTGCTTTTGGCAAGCTATCTCTTGCATAGCAAAGAGACCTCCTgagcccatcctttttctctaagcctattttcttaattccttgcCGTTCCTATTCAGGACctgaattactagctgcactggttcatgGCACTCCAGCCCCAACTTTCTGTCCCAGCTTTTTACTCCATTACCTGCAGGGAGAAACACAGATCCTCAGGAGTACATTCGCCTGTGGCCAGCATCCGTTGAGCTACATCCTGTAATTAAagtagaaaacaaacagaaaatacaataaatagtGGTTTGGGAGATGCCATGAGAGCAAATATTAATGCACTTAGAAAATCGCCATGTTTCACCACAATTCAACTGACCAGTATGTCCCATACCACACTTTGCCTTTCACTGGCACCAAATTATAGAAGGTGGAACATTCCTTCAAGATGCAGTAATTAAGAACACCTGCCATGgcatctccccctgcccctcccttaCCCTGCTGAATTGTTCTCCATTACACTTACCATGATCTAACTCtatattttactttctcttcttttttcttttaaaaattttctttatctgtCTCCCCTTGTTAGGATGCAAGCTCCAAGTAGGCAGGGATTTTTGTTTTGCTCCATACTATATTGTTActgcctagagcagcggttctcaacctgtgggtcgcgaccttggcgggggtccaacgaccaaaacacaggggtcgcctaaagccatcggaaatatatattttatttaaaaatgtattgtataataaatatgtattttccgatggctttaggcgacccctgtgttttggtcgttggacccccgccggggtcacgacccacaggttgagaaccgctggcctagagCAATGCCTGATACACAGaagatagtcaataaatatttgctaaattaatTCATTCAGCATCTAATCTAGGCCAGTACTGTGCTATACAGTATTGTATAGCAGGTAATACACTGGTGAGCAAAACAGACATGCTTCATTAGAAAGTATTCAAGTGCCCATCTCCTCACCTCTCCCACACTCACCTCAATGAAAGACAGGATCCCTGAGAATGAGACGTCCATGCCCTTCACAGTGTACGGAAGCTCAACTAGCTTCTTGCCTCTAGGTCAAAGTGAGTATATGAAGCACTCAGCTTGGAGTCAACTGGCTGCTCACCCTCCAAAGCCCCTCCCAAACCTCATTAATACATATAAAGGAAAATCCCTGAAGCCCCACCAATCAGCCTCCTTCCACCTAATGTCCCCTTACTGCTTTGCCATCTGTTCAATGTTGTAGCCTGGACTCGGGTCATTGGAAATCTAGCAGATAGAAAGATGAAGTCAGCTACTGAGGAAGCATAAGAAGCTAATTTACTACTTTCTCCCTCCATTTCCACAGCTCCCCCAAAACTCATCCAATCATATGTTCTCTGCAGCCCAATGGCTTACCTTCAGCACTCGAGCAAAACGATCCAGACAATTACCCACAGCAATATCGATGGTTTCCCCAAAGATGCGGTAACGATGTTCTGCATATGCAATCACCTAAGGGTGATGAGGATGTCCATGAAACCTCAAGTCTGTAAAGAGGAGTATTTGGCTTTGCAGAAGAATATAGCAGAGGATCAACATGGCCACTAGAGTGTCCaacaagaaatggagaaaaagtaCTTTGCCAAACCCTGAGTGGGTATTTTTTACAGCTCTTATCTAAGAAGCTCAGCTATGCCTTCAGTATTCTCATAGCAGATTGCTAATACAGAGAAGACAGTCTAGGTGAGGGCAGAAGCAAACTGTCATTTGTCTAGCTTGGAAGCTCCTGACACATCCCTTAAAAGCAGTCTTGACAGTGTGGACCAGGGAATACTGGTCCTGAGCAGCTCCCAGGACCTTAGAGGAAATACTACTGCTTAGAGGAAATACTACTTATAAATATGAGAAAAGAGAGGTAAAAAACTCAAAATTCCACATTGGGTCAGACTAGTGGCCAACCCAATTCAGCCCTGATGATTAACTTATGTCCATTCTTCCTACGTGACCAACTTCAAGCACAGAAAATACTTATCACCCACTGACACACACGTTCCATGTTTCTGGCAGTGAATGTttcctagggaacacagaagtcCTTTGCCCTGGGAGCTGCTCAGGATTTCTTTCTGTTCCGATGTAGATCTTACTCTGCTGTCAAAAGGCTGGtgacaaaaagggagaaaaaattcCTGCCTTTCTTCTTTGATCATCAACTTCTCTCCACCCAGTCAACTTCCCTATCTTTTACAACAAagcagggaagaggaaaagagaagcctcGATTGCAGCTCCTGCTCCTCACAACTCTTGTAATCCTCCATTGCTGCTCTCCACACCCCGAGTCCCTACCCTTGCATGTCATCTTTCAGGCCTCAACCAGCTGCATGCCCTCTACCTGTAAAAGTTCCCACATCGTTTTCATGGGAATGTGTGCTTCATCTTTAATAACTATTTCACACAATGAAGTTTTAGAACATAACCCTTTCATAGGCTGGGAACAATGACTATTTCTGACAGTAACTACATCAAGTGTTCTATGGGAAAAAAGCCTAGAGTTCTCTAATCGTTATCTAAAAAGGTATTGttaagtcagtgtttttcaactgctggtccatatgattaatcttcatacaatatcagggcGGTTAACTTTTGTGGAATGGCACAAAATTCCTGGTGGACCAgcactggcagttgaaaaccagtTGTAAGGTACCCTAAACTGTGGCTTCCCCTAAAACTTAAATATCACctatcatttataaaatgttttaaaaataatttatattttcataccCTTAGAGTAACAGTTTCTATAGCTTTATTACCAGTAACGCAAAACAAAACATGTAAACAGTGTAAAGAAACAAATTGGGTAGTAGTACCCCTtaagtcttttttgtttgttttagcaagagagagacaggccctgtccagttggctctgtggcagAGCGTAAGCCCAGCTTatagatgacccaggtttgattccccgccagggcacacaggagaagcgaccatctgcttctctatcctctcccctctcccttctttccatctctctcttcccttcccacagccaaggctctactggagcaagttggcccagatgctgaggatggctccacggccttgcctcaggcactaaaatggctctggttgcaacagagcaacagccccagaagagcagagtattgccccctagtgggcttgctgggtggatcctagtcgggtgcatgtgggagtctgtctctctgcctccccgcttctcacttaagaaaaatacaaaaaaagaaagagagagagagacagacagacagacaggaaggaaggaagggagatgagaagcatcaactcatagttgcaccttagttgttcactgattgcattctcatatgtgccttgatggggggggagcTCCAGTGGaactaatgaccccttgctcaagccagcaaccttgagcttcaagcctgcgacctttgggctcaagccaacaaccatggggtcatgtctgtgatctcacgctcATGTtgacaaccctgtgctcaagctggtgagcccgtactcaagctggtgagcccgcactcaagccagaggagcctgtgctcaaggaaaccttggggttttgaacctgggtcctcagcattccaggccaacactctatccattgcaccactacctggtcaggcctagtttTAATTGCTAAGATCcgtataaaaaataagttttaaaataatgacagtgAAAATCCTTTAATTATCTTAAGGGCTTCAGTCCTTACCATTTATTCCTTTTCTAaggaaattcttatttttataaccaTATATATAAAAGTCATTTCATGTTCTGATTATCCTATCCAAATCTGCAATGTTACAAACTTTGTTATGGATTTTCTAATGTGTCACATTTTAGGTTCAAATGAGCCCAGCTTTGTTCTTGCAGTTCCTGCTTCTGAGGTAGAGTATGAAAGGTGCTACACAGTGCCTTAGAAATTAAGAAGAAATGCTGGAGTATTCTAAATACCTGTGTATTTCCTCCACTGACATACAGCACAGTTGGGCTGGTGGCTCCAGTGATGAGGCGGCCCATCTCAATGTGGCCGATACAGTGGTTCACGCCTAGCAATGGCTTATTCCACAGCTGGGCCAAAGTCCGAGCCACAACAGCCACAGAAACCAGTGGGGCACCCATGCCAGGGCCTAGGGAGATGGAAATAGGAGTTAGAATCCTTTAGAGACTGGGAAAAGCAGACTGGAGGAGGCAGGGGATGTGAGAGGTAAGTTCAGAGTAGTGATGGTAGCAGAGGTGAGCTGCAGGCCATTTTGACATAGCTAAGCTccaggtatattcttccattggcCACTACTCACCCAGCCATACCTTTGGTATAGGCAATGCAGTCAATATCCTGGGAGGTTAATCCAGCCTCTGTTAGTGCCTCTTGCAGCAGGTCAAGGATAACAGCTCGGTGGTGCCTGGCAGTATCACCTGGAAGAAATCCTAGGAGAGGAACACAAGTCGGAGATCATAGGGTTTTTCTGTAACAAAGGTAGATGAAAATCCAAATTAGTAGTAGGAGGAGTCCCTTTCACTCTCAAGCATCCTGTCTTTCAGCCTATTCTATACTACTTCCAGCCTGTTCAGCTAGGCTGAACCGCCTCTCAGAAACGGCCTTCTTTACACCCACCTTCTACTCAGCCTTTAGGACTCAATTCAAGTAATATGTACTTTACACTCTTTGGTGATCTTCTCTGTGAAGATCTATAAACCTGTACATGATTAcatcaatgtaatttttttttaattaatttattttttttaacagagacagagagacagtcagagaggatagacagggacagacaggaacggagagatgagaagcatcaatcattagttttttgttgcacattgcgacaccttagttgttcattgattgctttctcatatgtgccttgaccgtgggccttcagcagacctagtaattcctctctcaagccagagaccttgggtctaagcgggtgagctttttgctcaagctttttgctcaagatgagcccgtgctcaagctggcaacctcgaggtctcgaacctgggtcctctgcattccagtctgacgctctatccactgcgccaccgcctggtcaggctacatcaaTGTAATTAACATACTGTATTGAACTATGtacagtaatttcttttttttttcttttacatattttagaaagaggaaggggggaggaagagagagagagagagagacagagaaacgctaatttgttgtgccacttatttatgcattcattggttgattcttacgagtgccctgaccagggattaaacccacaaccctggtgtatcagtaggacactctaaccaactgagctgccaggACAGGGCTATGTATGGCCAGTATTTCACCATGAGCCTGTTTGCTATAACATCTTTGCTACATTTCTTCCAGAAGCATTTTCACAGCACAACTAATTGGCCTTAAGGCAATATCTTTTacagtaaaagataaaaaaatgaaaaataaaagacggCCATTGaaacataaataacaaaaatttaaaaactttattgtgaaaaagaaaatgcattgtttttaagtcttttgttcatagtattataatttattttttgcttgttgaTTTCATTCATCTCCTTGTTTGGCATcacagtttttcttttatcctaTAATTGTTCCTTGAAAGGTATCAGTTTCAACTAAAGAAATcagtaattattaataattatgttaAGACTGCTGTGAATTAGTAACTGCCTCTTTTATATTAGCCACTGCTTGTAAACTTAGTTTTGATAGGTGGGAGTGAAGATTGCTCACAAAGGATTTGCAAACTGATATAttaccattttttagtgcctgaccaggtggtggtgcagtggatagagtgtccaccggggacactgaagtcccaggtttgaaccactgaggtcactagtttgaatgagcgtggggtcactggcttaagcatgggatcatagacatgaccccatggtcactggcttgagcccaaaaggtcactggcttgaagcccaaggtggctggcttagGCCCATGGTccgtggcttgagcaaggggtcacagagaccccatccccaccccatcccttcaacacccccccaaggcacatatgagaagcaatcaataaataaagtgtcacaaccatgagttgatacttctctttcccttcctgtctgcctctcagtctctctctcactaaaaaaataaataaaataaaaaatattttctaatatatttgcAATCTGGTTTTCACATAGCTATTCAATCTGGCTTATACATGGTTGTTATCATCCACTGTTTTAAGACTACCACATCTACTCATTACTGTAGAGACCATTATAAGGAATATGACTTATTCACTACAAAAATGCAAGTACCTGTGACAACTTTCTCACTGAAGAACTGAAACCAAACCATTAACTAGCTTTAAATATATTAAGTCTGCCAAATGTAAACCAAACTGTCAACCATTTTACCTTTTATGGTGAAACTGCCTTATGGTTAATTAGTTGTACATTGAAAACGTTTGTGGCAAAAATATCTAGAACCATATTTAATATGTTACAATTATAGCATTTATAATTACCTGTAGTTTCCCCAGTTTAACGGAGAATATCCTAAAACGTTGgctattttattcatctttgcatTCCTGGTACCAAAATGCCTAGAAGAGTGAGTGCTAAACAGACATATATTTCTGAGTAATCTGTTACAATATCACCTGTTCAGGGAGGTTTTTCAGGTATATGCAAGTCagctgcatacacacacacacacacacacacacacacacacacattcaggtGTTTTCGGGGAGGGTAGGTATTGATATAACATCATAACTTACAAATAACATTTATCAAAAGTTGTAATataaaaaaagttgtaaaaaaagCTGCAATATAATTGGTACTTTAATTCTCAAGATTCAAGATGCAGGTATTACTCCTATTTAAAGtccaaaaaatatattgaatattaataTTGCAAAGCCAACCAAGTCTGACAGCTAAACTGGGAGTCTTTACACCCATTCTAGAATATGCTGACTGCAACTATATGTTATACTATTTATCATACCGTCAAGTTCTGCTTACGTCCTCATCACATCCACTTTTGTATGCAACTACTTTTGTATCCAACTGCAATCTGACTTGACGATTAGCACACAAAAGACTGAAAGCTCAATAAAAGCTCAACAAATCCTGAAGATCCAGGTCT from Saccopteryx leptura isolate mSacLep1 chromosome 6, mSacLep1_pri_phased_curated, whole genome shotgun sequence harbors:
- the OSGEP gene encoding tRNA N6-adenosine threonylcarbamoyltransferase, with translation MPAVLGFEGSANKIGVGVVRDGKVLANPRRTYVTPPGTGFLPGDTARHHRAVILDLLQEALTEAGLTSQDIDCIAYTKGPGMGAPLVSVAVVARTLAQLWNKPLLGVNHCIGHIEMGRLITGATSPTVLYVSGGNTQVIAYAEHRYRIFGETIDIAVGNCLDRFARVLKISNDPSPGYNIEQMAKQGKKLVELPYTVKGMDVSFSGILSFIEDVAQRMLATGECTPEDLCFSLQETVFAMLVEITERAMAHCGSQEALVVGGVGCNMRLQEMMETMCQERGARLFATDERFCIDNGAMIAQAGWEMFRAGHRTPLSDSGITQRYRTDEVEVTWRD